Proteins from one Chaetodon auriga isolate fChaAug3 chromosome 19, fChaAug3.hap1, whole genome shotgun sequence genomic window:
- the LOC143338010 gene encoding cytochrome c oxidase subunit 5B, mitochondrial-like, with the protein MAARLLLRSAFRAATTCRAAPVPALTRGMAAGGIPSDEEQATGLEKVIMSAMKDGTDPYSMMKPRDFAGSKTDPHLVPSVTNKRIVGCLCEEDNTAVVWFWLHEGEPQRCPSCGSHYKLVAHDLPH; encoded by the exons ATGGCTGCAAGGTTACTGCTGCGCTCGGCTTTCAGAGCCGCGACAACGTGCCGGGCTGCCCCGGTCCCTGCTCTGACCCGCGGCATGGCGGCTGGAG GGATTCCCTCTGATGAGGAACAGGCCACAGGACTGGAGAAGGTCATCATGTCGGCCATGAAGGATGGAACG GATCCCTACAGCATGATGAAGCCAAGGGACTTCGCTGGCTCCAAGACGGACCCCCACCTCGTTCCCTCCGTCACAAACAAGAGGATTGTGGGATGTCTCT gtgaaGAAGACAACACGGCCGTGGTTTGGTTCTGGCTTCACGAGGGCGAGCCCCAGCGCTGCCCGTCCTGCGGCTCCCACTACAAACTGGTGGCCCATGACCTCCCCCACTAA
- the LOC143338094 gene encoding drebrin-like protein B, with translation MAVNLSKNGAALMAAYKEVVDGKSDTNWVLFTYEGNSNDIRLAGKGDGGLEEMVEDLNSGKVMYAFCRVQDPNSGLPKYVLINWTGEGVKDSRKGLCANHVSSMGNFLKGAHVTINARGEDDVEPDAILDKVAKASGANFNFHKQTEYRDAPRGPVGSVYRKTNAVEEIQLTKKDEFWVQAQMDEEVRRREESRRLEQERQTMERERREMDEKQAKERERRTKERAQQIEQEKMYQKQREEEQREREQRRLNQEENTNKTKGIGSAVSVQTANEAKLLISQRSFNPRDVFKQREQSFEANGRPPPAASRPGKLQSPFLSQKSFERETQEQPEYRPAAAPPPLSPVSPASPVLPASPVLSHSPAAAVSPTPPETAGSPVQAADAAYTEEEEWSDEFDDEADEAAPEESPAQDDVYEAPQPAVMEEDLYEDVHQHSSADEDHGTEPSGQSLSARALYDYQAADDTEITFDPDDIITGIEMVDEGWWRGYGPDGHYGMFPANYVELL, from the exons ATGGCCGTGAACCTGAGTAAGAACGGTGCTGCGCTCATGGCCGCTTATAAAGAAGTGGTGGACGGCAAGTCGGACACAAACTG ggtGCTGTTCACTTATGAAGGCAACAGCAATGACATTCGCCTGGCAGGAAAAGGAG atggtGGGTtagaggagatggtggaggatCTGAACAGTGGAAAGGTGATGTACGCTTTCTGTCGTGTCCAGGACCCCAACTCTGGTCTGCCCAAATATGTCCTCATAAACtgg acaggTGAAGGTGTGAAGGACTCTCGAAAAGGCTTGTGTGCAAACCACGTGAGCTCCATGGGCAACTTTCTGAAG GGAGCCCATGTGACCATCAACGCTCGGGGAGAGGATGACGTGGAACCAGACGCCATCCTGGACAAAGTGGCCAAAGCGTCCGGGGCCAACTTCAattttcacaaacaaacagaatacaGAGACGCACCCAGAGGCCCCGTG GGTTCTGTGTATCGGAAAACCAACGCCGTGGAGGAAATTCAGCTCACCAAAAAGGACGAGTTCTGGGTCCAAGCGCAg ATGGATGAAGAAGTTCGTCGACGGGAGGAGAGCAGACGGTtggagcaggagagacagacgatggagagggagaggagggagatggacGAGAAGCAGgcgaaggagagggagaggaggacgaaGGAGCGAGCTCAGCAGATTGAACAGGAGAA GATGTatcagaagcagagagaagaagagcaaagagagagagagcagcggcGGCTG AAccaggaagaaaacacaaacaagacgAAGGGCATCGGCTCGGCCGTGTCGGTGCAGACAGCGAAC GAGGCCAAACTGCTGATTTCTCAGAGGTCCTTTAATCCCAGAGACGTGTTcaagcagagggagcagagctTCGAGGCCAACGGCCGACCGCCTCCGGCTGCATCCAGACCAG GGAAGCTGCAGAGTCCGTTTCTGTCTCAGAAATCCTTTGAGAGAGAAACGCAGGAGCAGCCTGAGTATCGTCCAGCTGCAGCCCCGCCCCCGCTCTCACCCGTCTCACCTGCCTCACCTGTGTTACCGGCCTCACCTGTGCTGTCtcactcacctgctgcagctgtctcCCCTACACCACCAGAGACAGCAGGCTCACCTGTTCaagctgcag ACGCCGCTTAcactgaagaggaggagtggtCCGATGAGTTTGATGATGAAGCAGATGAAGCTGCTCCAG aggaaagtcCAGCTCAGGATGATGTTTACGAGGCACCACAGCCCGCCGTGATGGAGGAGGACCTGTATGAAGATGTTCACCAGCACAGCTCCGCT gatgAAGACCACGGTACAGAGCCCAGTGGACAGAGCCTCTCTGCCAGAGCTCTGTATGACTACCAGGCtg CGGACGACACTGAGATCACCTTTGACCCTGACGACATTATAACGGGGATCGAGATGGTGGATGAGGGTTGGTGGAGAGGTTACGGCCCTGACGGACATTATGGGATGTTCCCCGCCAACTATGTGGAGCTCCTGTAG
- the LOC143338528 gene encoding transcription factor 7-like 1-B — MPQLNGGDGDDLGANDELIAFKDEGEQEEKRNVSAERDLDDVKSSLVNESETNSSSDSEADRRPKPNPDQESRARHSQLFEEALRRRQDGGLFQPSPYVGYPFFMIPDLGNLCGPYLTNGALTPSARTYLPFQWPLLDVPGRPAIRDSAAATHLSNTVPVVQHPHMTHLHPLLSYSPEAFSPQRASPGFSPDAGMSRTPHAACYPVSPGGMAQITHPLGWLQGQSMYPIAGGFSPAALAMNASMSSLVSGSFSPRLVPTPQSSVPHPAGAPAAVKQEPGGSVQPGRSMPDVPQEKDEEKKPHIKKPLNAFMLYMREERPKVVAQCKVKESATINQILGQRWHSLTKEEQAKYYELARKERLLHSKLYPGWSARDNYGKKKKRKRTKSEAQCEAPEEDVPPQLKRPRVPPEETPHTHTAYTHPRSHLTQPHTISHLTHTHLSQASPASSLDSPATPTTALASPAAPAPTHTEHTHSSYGGHVSPYGEQLQPLSLTTKPHRTPHPLSRTAVTPGPSTPSSSCDTPTSSPRMPSSRCSPPPPPVLSQPFLVPPPTAALQSAASSHSALTQSQPFSVRRTNQL; from the exons ATGCCGCAGCTAAACGGGGGGGACGGAGACGACTTGGGAGCAAACGATGAACTGATTGCGTTTAAAGACgagggggagcaggaggagaagaggaacgTGTCGGCTGAACGGGACCTGGACGATGTCAAGTCCTCTCTGGTCAACGAGTCCGAGACCAACAGCAGCTCGGACTCGGAG gcagacagacgccCCAAGCCCAATCCGGATCAGGAGAGCAGGGCCAGGCACAgtcagctgtttgaggaag CGCTGAGGAGGCGTCAGGATGGAGGCCTCTTCCAGCCCTCTCCGTACGTTGGATATCCCTTCTTCATGATCCCGGACCTCGGGAACCTCTGCGGTCCCTACCTCACCAACGGAGCCCTCACACCAAGTGCCAGGACG taCCTGCCGTTTCAGTGGCCTCTGCTCGATGTCCCAGGAAGACCTGCTATCAGAGACTCTGCTGCTGCGACACAcctg tctAACACTGTGCCGGTGGTGCAGCACCCTCACATGACCCACCTCCACCCGTTGCTGTCCTACAGCCCAGAGGCCTTCTCCCCTCAGCGGGCGTCTCCTGGCTTCTCTCCTGATGCAG GTATGTCAAGGACCCCCCATGCGGCGTGCTACCCCGTCTCTCCTGGAGGAATGGCTCAGATCACACACCCTCTGGGCTGGCT GCAGGGACAGTCCATGTATCCCATCGCCGGCGGCTTCTCGCCCGCCGCTCTCGCCATGAACGCCTCCATGTcaag tctggTGTCGGGGAGCTTCTCTCCACGTTTGGTGCCGACCCCCCAGTCGTCCGTCCCCCACCCGGCCGGCGCCCCCGCCGCGGTGAAGCAGGAGCCCGGAGGCAGCGTCCAGCCAGG GAGGTCGATGCCCGACGTCCCGCAGGAGAAGGACGAGGAGAAGAAGCCTCACATCAAGAAGCCGCTCAACGCCTTCATGCTGTACATGAGGGAGGAGCGGCCCAAAGTGGTCGCTCAGtgcaaagtgaaggagagcgCCACCATCAACCAGATACTGGGCCAGAGG TGGCATTCGTTGACCAAAGAGGAACAAGCCAAGTATTATGAGCTGGCTCGCAAAGAGCGCCTCCTCCACTCCAAGCTGTACCCCGGCTGGTCGGCCAGAGACAACTAC gggaaaaagaagaagaggaagaggacgaagaGCGAGGCTCAGTGTGAAG cTCCTGAAGAGGACGTCCCCCCCCAGCTGAAGAGACCTCGCGTCCCACCCGAAGAGacgcctcacacacacactgcgtaCACACACCCCCGCTCACACCTGACACAGCCACACACCATctcacacctgacacacacgcacctgtCCCAGGCCAGCCCCGCCTCCTCGCTGGACTCCCCGGCGACGCCCACCACGGCGCTGGCCTCGCCCGCCGCTCCGGCCCCGACGCATACCGAGCACACGCACTCCTCCTATGGCGGACACGTGTCCCCGTACGGCGAGCAGCTGCAGCCGCTGTCCCTCACCACCAAACCTCACCGGACCCCCCACCCTCTGAGCCGGACCGCCGTCACTCCAGGACCCTCCACGCCGTCGTCCTCCTGCGACACCCCCACCTCCTCGCCCCGAATGCCCTCCTCCAGATGTtcgccccctcctcctcctgtgctctCTCAGCCCTTCCTCGTCCCGCCTCCTACCGCCGCTCTCCAATCAGCAGCGAGCTCCCACAGTGCCTTAACGCAGTCACAACCGTTCTCAGTCAGAAGAACCAATCAGCTGTGA
- the casp17 gene encoding caspase-3, with amino-acid sequence MPHRTGLTDHSRDGNRAVLLSVSHFDHGVNLTRRPGVRADTKNLHRTLSKLGFKVDVHTDLSSDEIYELFLKESRRPVKDCFLAVLSSHGEDGCVFGADGKPVLLSRIFTCFDNEYMEKKAKVFLIQACRGHGLDNGVEVDSAADITESSVSQHLSVPVDTAVMYATPPGYGAFMHPLGSVFLQTFCSLLNEEGNRNLELTRLMTRLSHRVAYTFQAKGRLLGGKKEMPCLLTRMTREVFPFAEPGKDGGAAGLSATSLLRADSTRSRTPSIS; translated from the exons atgccTCATAGGACGGGACTGACGGACCACAGCAGGGACGGAAACAGGGCCGTGCTGCTGTCCGTCTCACACTTTGACCACGGCGTGAATCTCACGAGGAGACCTGGAGTCAGGGCGGACACCAAGAACCTCCACCGCACCCTCAGCAAACTGGGCTTCAAGGTGGACGTCCACACCGACCTGAGCAGCGACGAAATCTATGAGCTGTTCCTGAAAG AGAGCCGGCGGCCTGTGAAGGACTGTTTCCTGGCCGTCCTGTCGTCTCACGGGGAGGACGGCTGTGTGTTCGGAGCTGATGGGAAACCTGTCCTACTGTCCCGGATCTTCACGTGTTTTGACAACGAATACATGGAGAAGAAGGCCAAAGTGTTCCTCATACAG gcgtGTCGGGGACATGGTCTGGACAATGGCGTGGAGGTGGACTCAGCTGCTGACATCACAGAGAGCAGCGTCTCGCAGCATCTGTCTGTCCCCGTGGACACAGCTGTGATGTACGCCACGCCGCCAG GTTACGGAGCCTTCATGCACCCCCTCGGGTCCGTCTTCCTCCAGACCTTCTGCTCGTTGTTGAACGAAGAAGGAAACCGTAACCTGGAGCTGACCCGCCTGATGACCCGCCTCTCGCACAGAGTGGCCTACACCTTCCAGGCCAAAGGTCGTCTGCTGGGCGGAAAGAAGGagatgccgtgtctcctgacGCGAATGACCAGGGAGGTGTTCCCGTTCGCCGAGCCCGGGAAAGACGGCGGGGCCGCGGGGCTCTCGGCCACGTCGCTGCTCCGCGCCGACAGCACCAGATCACGGACGCCATCAATCAGTTAG